From Fusobacterium varium:
GTATTATTCCCTGCACTGCACAGCTGAAAATATCAAGAAGACTTGCTAAACGTTTTGGTGCTATATTATAAATTTTAGCAAATGTTTTAGCTAAAGGTGCACTTACAAGTATTGCCACTGTATTATTTGCCATTGAACAGTCAACAAGAGATACTAATGCAGATATTCCATATTCTGCCCCTCTTCTAGAATGGATTCTCTTCTCCAATGAATTTACGAGCCAATCAATACCTCCATATTCTTTAGCTATTCCTGTGAGTCCACGAAGTACTATTGCAATTATAATAAGTCCTGACATACCATTAATTCCTTTAGCTATAGCTTGAGCATATGTGGAAAAAGTAAGACTTCCTGTTATAAATCCTATTACTCCACACATTCCTGTTCCAAGAAGCAAGACAACTATAACATTCATTCCAAGTAAGGCTGTTATTAAAACTATAATATAAGGAACTATTCTAATAATATTATAAGTATATTCTCCTGTTAATTCCTCTCCTGTTCCAACAAAACTATAACATATTATTGCTACAACAGCTGCTGGCAATGCAATTAAAAGATTCATTTTAAATTTTTCATTCATTTTGCATCCAGCTCCACGAGTTGCTGCAATTGTGGTATCTGATATTATTGAAAGATTGTCCCCGAACATAGCTCCCCCTAAAACTGCTGCTATAGCTATTGAAGGAGAAATATTAGCTTTTTCAGCAAGTCCTATTGCAATAGGTCCAATTGCTGATATTGTCCCCATAGAAGTTCCCATAGCAGTGGCAATAAGTGCTGCTATAATAAATATTCCTGAAAATATGAACTTTCTTGGTATTATTGAAAGTCCCAGATTAACTGTGGCATCAACTCCCCCCATCCCTCTGGCTGCACCTGCAAATGCTCCTGCCAGAAGAAATATTATACACATAAGAATAACACCTGAATCTCCACCATGTTTAGAAATAATATCAATTTTAAAATCTACTTTATCTTTTCCCATAATAATAGCTGCAACTAATCCTCCCAAGAGTGCTGCTTCTCTAGGTACCTGATTAAATGGTTTCTCTATACCTATCAAAGTAAAAAATATTCCTGATCCCAGATAAATAATTAAAAAAACTATCAGTGGAAAAAATGCTTTTACTCCATAATCTTTTTTTGCCTGTAAATTTTCCATACCTTCCTCCCTTTTATCAGTATAATCAATTTTATCTTGGACAGCGCAATCCATGTTCTAAATTTGTTCTGTATATTTATAAATTCATCATTTAACATGTTTTTATAACGCAAGTATAGCACGACAATTTTATAACTGTAAAATACCTAAAAAATATCTCTAGTTATAACCAATAGTTATACCCTGTCTAACCTTCTTCTTATCTGCACAATACTCTTAAGTAGAATTTAAATATGGACTTTCTCCTGATTTTAAGTATAATTATATTAAGGATTTCTAAATAAAGGAGTGGTATAGATGACTTTTCAACAGATTCAATATATAATAGAAATTTCAAGATGTGGTTCAATCAGCAAAGCTTCTAAAAATCTGTATGTCGCCCAGCCTTATTTAAGCAAACTCCTAAAGGAGTTAGAAGAAGAAATTGGAATAACTATTTTTAATAGAAATATAAAGGGAGTTGAACTCACTGATGAAGGAAAAGAATTTATAAACCATGTAAGACCACTTTTAGAGCAAAAGAAAAAAATTATAGAAATGTATTCCCATCATAAAGCAGATCCTGCTATGTATATAGCTATTTCCACACAAAGATATCCTTTTGTTATAAAAGCTTTTATAGAATTTTTCAAGAAAAAAATTATAAATAAATTTGAAATTCATATAAGAGAAGTTGGAATGTATAAAGTTATAAATGATGTCTATGAAAAGAGAAGCGCTTTAGGAATAATATTCATTTCTGAATT
This genomic window contains:
- a CDS encoding sodium:proton antiporter gives rise to the protein MENLQAKKDYGVKAFFPLIVFLIIYLGSGIFFTLIGIEKPFNQVPREAALLGGLVAAIIMGKDKVDFKIDIISKHGGDSGVILMCIIFLLAGAFAGAARGMGGVDATVNLGLSIIPRKFIFSGIFIIAALIATAMGTSMGTISAIGPIAIGLAEKANISPSIAIAAVLGGAMFGDNLSIISDTTIAATRGAGCKMNEKFKMNLLIALPAAVVAIICYSFVGTGEELTGEYTYNIIRIVPYIIVLITALLGMNVIVVLLLGTGMCGVIGFITGSLTFSTYAQAIAKGINGMSGLIIIAIVLRGLTGIAKEYGGIDWLVNSLEKRIHSRRGAEYGISALVSLVDCSMANNTVAILVSAPLAKTFAKIYNIAPKRLASLLDIFSCAVQGIIPHGGQMLLASTMTGLSPFAIAGVSYYPFLLAIAAIITIQFGLLRTKEEKMGIELYQEAETEA